A single Acetomicrobium thermoterrenum DSM 13490 DNA region contains:
- a CDS encoding Glu/Leu/Phe/Val family dehydrogenase has protein sequence MQLNPYEMLKKQIDDAARYIDIDPEYFDILKEPREILEVSLPVRLSDGSIKIFKGWRCHYNNALGPYKGGIRYHVQVNRDEVIALAGWMTIKCAVAQLPFGGGKGGINCSPADLSIDELEKLTRAYALGISRFIGTDYDVPAPDVNTNPQIMAWIADTYEKIKGFSQPSVITGKPVEVGGSLGRSKATAQGGVYVLTEALKALNFNNKDLSCAIEGYGNAGSYMHLLLEKMGIKVIAVSDTRGGIYNPKGLPASELKEHKMKNRTVANFPEGENITDKELLSSNADILIPAALEGMINETNVSDIKAKIILELANGPVTPQAEKTLSDNGVLIIPDVLANSGGVIVSYFEWVQGRSGEYWDESTVDKKLYNRITEAFREIWEIKGRRKIKMREAAYVTAIGRISQAMRIRGIWP, from the coding sequence ATGCAGCTTAATCCATATGAAATGCTAAAAAAACAAATCGATGATGCCGCAAGATACATCGACATTGATCCGGAGTATTTCGATATTCTAAAAGAACCAAGAGAAATTTTAGAGGTATCTCTTCCGGTTCGTTTGAGCGATGGCTCAATAAAGATTTTCAAGGGATGGCGCTGTCACTATAATAATGCTCTTGGACCCTATAAAGGCGGAATACGCTATCATGTTCAGGTAAACAGGGATGAGGTAATTGCTCTAGCCGGATGGATGACTATAAAATGCGCTGTAGCCCAACTGCCCTTCGGAGGCGGAAAGGGAGGTATAAATTGCTCACCTGCAGATCTATCGATTGACGAGCTGGAAAAGTTGACCAGGGCATATGCCTTGGGAATATCGCGCTTCATAGGCACAGATTACGATGTCCCCGCTCCCGATGTAAATACCAATCCTCAAATCATGGCATGGATAGCCGATACCTACGAAAAGATCAAGGGCTTCAGTCAGCCCTCCGTCATTACGGGCAAACCAGTCGAAGTGGGCGGTTCTTTGGGTCGAAGCAAAGCAACTGCACAGGGCGGAGTATACGTTCTTACTGAAGCGTTAAAAGCGCTAAATTTCAATAATAAAGATCTCTCCTGCGCCATCGAAGGATATGGAAACGCCGGAAGTTATATGCATCTTTTATTGGAAAAGATGGGAATAAAAGTTATCGCTGTATCGGATACCAGAGGTGGAATTTATAATCCAAAGGGCTTGCCTGCTAGCGAGCTAAAGGAACATAAAATGAAAAACAGGACAGTTGCCAATTTTCCGGAGGGCGAGAATATAACAGACAAAGAATTATTGTCGAGTAATGCGGATATCCTAATACCCGCCGCCTTGGAAGGGATGATAAACGAGACAAACGTCAGCGATATAAAGGCCAAAATTATTTTAGAATTGGCAAACGGCCCTGTCACTCCGCAGGCGGAGAAAACGCTTTCCGACAATGGAGTCTTAATAATTCCTGATGTTTTGGCAAATTCCGGCGGAGTGATCGTTAGCTACTTCGAGTGGGTCCAGGGAAGATCGGGGGAATATTGGGACGAATCGACCGTGGATAAAAAACTTTACAACAGGATAACCGAGGCATTCCGGGAGATATGGGAAATTAAAGGCAGAAGAAAAATAAAAATGCGCGAAGCTGCATACGTAACAGCAATCGGAAGAATATCACAAGCAATGCGCATACGCGGAATTTGGCCATAA
- a CDS encoding thioredoxin family protein has protein sequence MKIQVLGTGCPKCKKLADMAEKVARELGLDYEVEKVTDINKIISFGVMATPALAVDGKVVIAGKVPSEGALKDTFRNLSGN, from the coding sequence TTGAAGATACAAGTTCTTGGCACGGGGTGCCCTAAGTGTAAGAAACTTGCGGATATGGCTGAAAAAGTTGCGCGAGAACTCGGTCTAGATTATGAAGTCGAAAAGGTTACAGATATTAATAAAATAATATCTTTTGGAGTAATGGCTACCCCTGCCTTAGCTGTTGACGGGAAGGTTGTCATTGCAGGTAAAGTTCCGTCGGAAGGGGCGCTGAAAGATACATTTAGAAACTTATCGGGTAATTAG